The Geomonas agri genome contains the following window.
CCGGCTTTCCCCAGGATGATGCGTACACTCTTCTGTGCGAGCAAAGCGCCCAGTGCCTCCTGCGAATAGAGCAGAAGCAGGACCGACGAACCGCGGTCGTCGAGAATGCGCACCTTGAGTCCGCTCTCTTCGAGGAGCGCGGCACCATGTTCTTTCCAGAGGAGGTAGAGGTTGCGACCGCAGGAACGGTGCTTGTTGGCGAGACAGACGAGGTTTGCGGGTTTGGCGCCTTGCAGCACTTCGGCGAGTTCCAATGCAAGGAAGGAGGCGAGACATTCTTCGTCGGTCGGGTAAAGCGGCGCGAACTCCTGCCAGGCAGCCCTTGACTTCGGGTTTACCCCAGGCGCACCGGCTGCGTTTACCGCCAACAGATCCTCTTTCACTCCAACAGCACCGTTCATGTCCCCTCCGAACTCCTGGTGCTGAGCATGCAAATCTCTCAACACTTTAACCACACTCACAACTAAACCGTCTACCAGAACCAGCCTCAAGATAATGAAAACCGTTATCATTTTTATAAAGAAGATAATCCCCTTTGTCAACAGCAAAATTTCTACGGGAGCTATTTGACTGGATGCTATGGAAGAAGATGAGGAAAGGCGGGACTTTGAGATTTGAAGATCGCCCGGCCTCTGCCGTTCGGCAAAGGCCAAGGCGTTTGTTGCTCTGTCATTTACCCCAAGGCTCAGTGAGCTGCAGGGATTTGTGCAAAGCTTCGTCTGCGGCAGCAATGTTGTCCGGTTGGCCGAGGACAGCCTCCACCCACTGATTGAGCGCATGCACGCGACGCACCTCGGGCACAGGGGAAGTCAGCAGCGACTCCAGCGCTGCGCTCTTCTCCTCGAAGTCGATATCCAGGTACCACAGGGCCAGCACGTAAGAAGCCATGCCCTGTTCGGACTTAAACCCTTTGCTCTCTGCCAGTTCGACCGCGGCCGCCAGGAATTCCAGGCGCTGGTCCCGCCCAATCTTGAAGTAATTGGTCAGGTCGCGCACCAATGCCGCGTCAAGCCTCTCCAGAAACTCCGCGCGCGCCACCTCGTTCATCTGCTCGATTCGAGTTTCCATGACACCTCCCCAGATGATGACTGCGGCCTGGGATCGCTACCGCCCGGACCGGTTCTGTTCAGGTTCTTTGGGGGGCTTTGGTTTCTCAGGTGAGGCCCGCGCAGAAACGGCCGGACTGCCTCCTTGGTTAATCAGCACATTGCTGCCGACGATGTTGACTCCCGCCGGGCTAATATCTATGAAGCTGTCTCCTACTTTCAGGCACACCTGAGTCAGGGATTCGATCACGATGTTTTTTGCTGAGAGGACAACTACCTCCTCCCCTGCCTGCAACGCGCACTTGGTTGCAACCTTTAGTTGCACGTCCGCGCCCAGTGAAAGGGAAAGGGTTCCGCCAATGGTTTCATTGCAGTCGCCTACAATTTCAACGTGCTGATCGCGCGACACCTTCTCCAGCCGGTCCCGGTTGACGATGAGGTGGCGATCCTGCCCAACCCACTCCACGGAGTCCTCATTCACACGGTTCACCTGCTCCCGCTGCGCGTGAAGGTACAGCTGCTCCTCACCTTTCTTGTCCTCGAAGCGCAGCTCATTGTGCCCTTGTCCACCGGGCGTCGAACACGACTTCAGACAGCTTTTGGTCTTCTCCGCGGGCAGTTGGTAGGGTGGCAGGTTCATCCCGTTATGAAGCTGGCCGATGATGACCGGCCGGTCGGGATCACCCTCCAGGAATTGAACCAGCACTTCATGACCGACACGGGGCAGAAATGTAGCGCCCCAACCGTTACCGGCCAGTGGCTGGCTCACCCTGATCCAGCAGGAGCTGCTGTCGTCGCCCTTCACTGCCCGATCCCAGAGAAACTTGACCTTTACCCGGCCGTACTGGTCGGTGTGAATCTCCTCTCCCGGCGGCCCCACGACCACAGCCGTCTGCGTCCCCTGCACGACCGGCTTTGGTGTAAGGCGTGTCGGGCGATATGGGGTCTGATGAGGTATGCAGACGAAGCTGTTGTGATAACTGGAAGAGGAACCTGTGGCGTATGCTTCCATCGCGTCATGCTTCACGGACACCAGGAGCAACTCCTTGCCCTCCCAGTTACTGTTGCAGTGATCTCTAAGCCTGAAGCGATAGCCGCTGGCAAAGGCACGACAATCGCTACTGCCGAACATAACGGTGGCCATTGTTTCTTCTTCCTCCATGCGGATCCTTGCCAGCCTGTCGCCTGCGCTCCTGCTGCCGTAGCAACCCGGAGCGTCATAGACCTCACATTTCGCCGTCTGTGTCTGGGCTACGGCGGGAGCTTCCGCTTTTAATCCCGTCCTTGGAATGGCGAAGTTGTAGTCATTAAGGGAGTACCTGCCGGAATGCATGTAGCGTGTGGTTTCCAGGGCGGTGATCACATCTTCGTTCCTGGTGCCGGTCGCGCTGGAACGCGATGAGGCGTTCTGCTGAAACGGACAAGGCGGATTGGCATCGGGAGAATCTGCGATGATCATCGTGTGCTTGCCGTCCTCATGCCGGAAAAAATAGAAGAGGCCTTCTTCCTCCAGAAGGCGGGACACGAAATTGAAGGCGGTTTCCCGGTACTGGACACAGAACTCTCTCTTGTCGTAACTCCCGCGCAGATCGAAGCGGTACCAGGAAAAACCATGGTTTTCGAATACCTGCTCCACAATCTCCGGGGTAGACCGGTTCTGGAAGATCCTTATGTCAGCACTTTTGCTAAGGGTCCAGAACCAGGGAACGAGTATGCATCTGTAAAAGGAAAAGCGGCTATCCTCACCCTCTTCACCGCCCGACCTGCCCTGGGTGAAACTGGCAATGGTCCCGTTCAGGTATCTCCTCCTGCCGTTAGTGAGGGTGATTGAGACAGTTGCGTTGCTGCCTGGAAGCGTTTGGAGTGGAATGGAGTGACGTTCGGAAAGTAGAGACAACTCAAAGCTGAAACTACGGGAGATCCCCTCCTCCCCGGTCAAATCCGTCAAGAGAAGTGCATCTTCCCCCAAAGTCGTGCGTATGGAAATGAGCCGGTCACGTTGTGTGAATGTCATGCTGTAAACCTCATTTGGTCGGGATCGAAGGTCACGAACGGGTCGGCATCAAGAACGGAGTCTGGCGCTTTGAGCCAGGTGGAACAGCCAAGCCTAGCTGCATCGGAAGTCACAACCCCGAGCCTACACCCGGGAACTTCCTCTCTCCTCAACATGAGCCTGGCCTCGAACTGGTATTCGGGTCCCACCAGGAACCTGACCAGTGAAGCTAGCTCTTTCAGTTTCCGGTCTGACGACAGATCGATGAAATCGTCGAAAGACATTGGCCCCAGACAAAGCCGGAAGGTAGATTCAATGTCGCAGGTCTGGCCGCCGCAGACGGCGTCAACACCGAGCTGGC
Protein-coding sequences here:
- a CDS encoding type VI secretion system Vgr family protein yields the protein MTFTQRDRLISIRTTLGEDALLLTDLTGEEGISRSFSFELSLLSERHSIPLQTLPGSNATVSITLTNGRRRYLNGTIASFTQGRSGGEEGEDSRFSFYRCILVPWFWTLSKSADIRIFQNRSTPEIVEQVFENHGFSWYRFDLRGSYDKREFCVQYRETAFNFVSRLLEEEGLFYFFRHEDGKHTMIIADSPDANPPCPFQQNASSRSSATGTRNEDVITALETTRYMHSGRYSLNDYNFAIPRTGLKAEAPAVAQTQTAKCEVYDAPGCYGSRSAGDRLARIRMEEEETMATVMFGSSDCRAFASGYRFRLRDHCNSNWEGKELLLVSVKHDAMEAYATGSSSSYHNSFVCIPHQTPYRPTRLTPKPVVQGTQTAVVVGPPGEEIHTDQYGRVKVKFLWDRAVKGDDSSSCWIRVSQPLAGNGWGATFLPRVGHEVLVQFLEGDPDRPVIIGQLHNGMNLPPYQLPAEKTKSCLKSCSTPGGQGHNELRFEDKKGEEQLYLHAQREQVNRVNEDSVEWVGQDRHLIVNRDRLEKVSRDQHVEIVGDCNETIGGTLSLSLGADVQLKVATKCALQAGEEVVVLSAKNIVIESLTQVCLKVGDSFIDISPAGVNIVGSNVLINQGGSPAVSARASPEKPKPPKEPEQNRSGR
- a CDS encoding DUF3793 family protein, whose protein sequence is MNGAVGVKEDLLAVNAAGAPGVNPKSRAAWQEFAPLYPTDEECLASFLALELAEVLQGAKPANLVCLANKHRSCGRNLYLLWKEHGAALLEESGLKVRILDDRGSSVLLLLYSQEALGALLAQKSVRIILGKAGYGNVFDFDAVLDELETRVTGEGFPHEIGVFLGYPLKDVIGFMGWAPLAFTVQGPWKIFGKPEQSLRLAECHRECRSRMSERLASGCNPLECLRNCSTTAADSYRQNVTPFLAVS